DNA from Lactobacillus sp. ESL0791:
CAGGTGCTGGGCAATCGCAGAAATAATCCGCCCATTTGCCTGGTGCAAAATAAACCACGAAACATCATCTAGGGACCAATCAGCCTTAGCAAGGACCCGTGTGAGCGAATTGGGCACCTCATGTGTTGCAAAGCGGTAAACAGCACGGCCATCCATTTCAAAAAAATGCCGGTGTTTGTCCACTTGATCTTGTGCAAAGGCCGATTCCAGCGGCTGGTAGCCCGCGGTTAATGTCCCGCCATCCTGACCAAAAGTAGCCAGGTCCTCGGCAACGATACTCGACTTATCCTTGGCTTCAACTAAAACACCGCCGGCACCATCGCCAAACAAAACTGCCGTCGACCGTTCCTGCCAATCAACCAGTTTCGATAAAACTTCGGCGCCGATAACCAGACCCAAGCGGTACTTACCTGCTAGCAGCTTATCGGCAAGCGCCAAAGCATAAATAAAACCGGAACAGGCAGCATTAACATCAAATGCCCATGCCTTTTTTGCACCAATTTTGCCCTGAACAATTGCCGCTGTTGCCGGTGTCAAATAATCCGGCGACATGGTGGCAACAATGATAAAATCAATATCTTCAGCCTCATGGCCCGATTTTGCAAGCAGTTTCTCAGCAACCTTAGCCGCCAAATCAGACGTCTGTTCATCCCGAACAACATGCCGCTGCTTAATTCCCGTTCTTGAGGAAATCCACTCATCGGAAGTGTCCATCATCGCCGCCAAATCATCATTAGTCACTACTTTACTTGGAACATAATGGGCAGTTTGCATTATTTTTAATCCCATAGGCTATTGCTCCTTTTTATTATCAATATGTGGCGGAAATTCGAGAAAAGCGCGCAGATTAAGCAGCGCCCGCTCAATAATCGCAATCTGCTCATCGTCAAAACCCGCAATAAATTTTTTCACCATGTGCCGGTGAAAAGAATCATGGGCCCGATAAACTAAACGCCCGCGGTTGGTTAAGCCCAAGCGAACGATTCGGCGGTCATCATTGCCCTGAATCCGCACAACATATCCCTTACGAACCAACTTATTAACCATGCTGGTAACTGAACCGGCCGTGACCATCAGCTCTTTAGCCAGCTGCGAGCTGGTTTTGTGATCATACATTGTAATTGAATCAATTGCGTGTACTTCTTTAATCGAAATATCACTAAAGGCACTTTTTTTCAGTTCGCGCTCTTCAACGCGCATGATATCCGTATAGACGGTCGTCAGCAGCTTATTAATTCGTTTTAAGTTTGTTTCCATAACTTCACTCCTACTAAGGCAAAATACTATTAACAACAAGTTAATCATATTTTGGCGCTACTTTTTAGTTGAAGATTAGCTAAAAATCAAGTTTGCCAGTCATGTAACATCTCCCTGAATTTATTTCAAACATCAAAGTATTTGATGAAAATATAATAGGTTATCTGTGAAAGAATGTCAAATTTATTCGTGTATTTGGTTGTTTTTGCTATAATCTTTATGAAAATACAAAACGTAAACTGTATAAAGATATTTTAATAATCAAAGCTTTTTGAGGGACACATGAATAACCTAACTAAAAAAATTTCGCCAAAACAAAATAAATTACAACATCTGCTGCAAGATTTACCGCTTACCGTCAGCTGGTGGCAGGAGATAGGCTCAACCAGCACTGCAGCAAAAAAATTTTTGCAGACACATTTATACGAGCAGCCGCTTTTATTCGGCAGTGACAGGCAGACAAATGGTTATGGTAAAAAAGACCGCAAGTTTATTTCCGAAACGGGGGGAATTTATCTCTCATTGTTAATTAAAATTCCCGAATTGACATCGCAGAACCAGGGGTTACTGACCACCGGCATTGCCTGGGAGCTGCATGAAACGATCAAGGAAGAGCTGCACACTGAAACGGAAATTAAGTGGGTCAACGATTTGCTGCTTAACGGCAAAAAAGTGGCCGGCATTTTGGTGGAAAAACCGCAACCCCAAATTGCAATCATTGGTATCGGCTGTAATTTATACCAGCAACAGCTTGAAGAGGCTTTGCCGACCGGAACAAATTTATTAACGCAACCATTGACCGACGAGCAAACTTGCCACTTTATTGCCGCTTTAATTCACAGACTGTTTCCCTTAACCACAACTTTTGCCACAGGAACTTTTCTACCTGAATATAAAAAACACCTGTGCTTATTAAACCAAGAAGTAACCATGCAAATTGGTAAAACAACAATCGTTGGTCAAGCCGTCGACCTCACGCCCCAGGCCAATTTAGTAATTAAAACTAACAAAGGATTAAAAACAATCGGAGCCGGCGAGGTAACCAAAATCAGACCAAGCAAAAAGGCTTCAAAAAACTGAAGCCTTTTTGGGGCGTGTGCCTAATCCAGCTGATTAGTCAGCACAATTCGTTCGTATAATTTGACGGTTACAAAATAATACAAGAAATACAGAACAATGAAAATCAGAAACGGCAGCCAGAAGCCGCGGTAGGGATGCGGCAAAAGCGTTTGAAACAGCCGCAGGCCGAACAGCACATCAATTACCCCCAAAAATCCCGGCAGAAGAAAGAGTATGCCAATCTCGTGAGCAATTGATTTTTGCAGTACCTTTTTTCTTGCGCCAATTTTATACAGCATCTTGTAACGGAGCTTGTCGCTAACAGCGCCGCTCAAGACCTTAAACATCAGCGTTGAAGCCAACATTGTCAGAAAGGCTAGGCCGAGGAAGAAGCCCATGAATTCAAAGCCACTGACATACACAATCATCATTTGATAAGTATAAGCTTTGGTATTTTGGAGTGTTTCCTTTAAAGCAGGATTTTCTTTAATCTGTAAATTTTCAAGTTGGATCACTTTTTTATAATCCTGATTAAGGTTATTTATCGTCAGTAAAGTAATAAACTTATTCTGTCCGGGCAAAGTCTGCAATTTGGTATTTGAAACCAAATGAATCACTTTCGGCATCCCGTTAGGAACCATGCCGCCTAGGTAATTATTGGCATCGGTACGCGGCACATCTAATTTATTGGTTGGAACAGTCACGGTCTTGTATTTAACAAAGTCATTGACTACCTCACCATCAACTTTTTTAAGCGGCTGCTTGGTAAAGTCTGCCCGGTCGAAGTAAAGGGCCTTGCCTGTTTCTTTATAATGATAAGTTGCTTTACTTTTAATTGACAGCTTATCCACAGCCTTTTGCACAGTCGGTGAAGCACTCACAACCGTGGCATCATAGTAGCTGCTCTCTGCCGCTAAATCCTTGATTGAGTTAAAATTCAGTCCCACCGTGATTGCCCCTAAGGCTAGGGCAAACAGTAAAGAAATCACCGTTAAAATTTTAGTGTAATCATGCAAGCGAAATTTTAATTGGCCCAAGGTAAAAAGCCGAATGCCGTGGTAAGAAAATGACTTGCGCTTCTGCAAGAAACTGATAATTGCTGTGAAAAACGAATTGAAGACAAAATAAGAACCCAAAACAATTGTTATCAGCGCAATCGGCACAACCCGAAAAACGGCATTGGGATTTTTGTCGCCCATAATATAATAACCAATCGCCAATAAAACAAGTCCTAAAACGGCCTCAATAGTATGCCACAGAGGCCGTTTAACCACTGTGACCGGTTTCTGACTTTCGTGCAGCAGTTCTATCACTTTAGAGTGCGTTAATTTATGCATATTCCGCAGCGCTGCTAGGAAAAAGATGGCGATAAAGAAAACTAATGTCCACAGGATGGCGCTCGGCAGAATTACCTGAAAGTGGCTAATTTGCAGACCAAGATTAGCAATTAGAATCTTGGACATCAGTGCTGTTAAGCCGAAGCCAAGAATAATTCCTAAGACAGTAGCTAAGATCCCAGTGATCAAAGTCTCGCAGAAAATCAGCAGTCCGATCCGACTGCTTTTCGCTCCCAGCATCATATACATGCCGTAATCGTGCTGCCGCATGTTAAGCAAAAAGGAATTAGCATAAACCAAATAAACTAACGTAATAATTGCTAATAAGACAATGCCAAACTCGAAAACAAAGCTAACATTTGAGTATGATGCAGTAATATTCCCTTTAAGAAAAGCGGGATTGATTGCCAGGGTCAAGAACATGTAAAAGATCATGCTGGCAACGACCAAGCCCGAAAATAAGACCACATAGTCTTTAAGTCGGCTCTTAATGCCGGTAAAAGATAATTTCCAAATCATCGCTTGCTCCTATTCTTCAGTTCCCAGACGTTCAATCAATTCATGGTAAAATTCAGGGCGCGTTTTCCCGTCCTTCATAACTTGTTCCCCGATCTTGCCATCCTTAATAAACATGATCCGGTTGGCAAAACTGGCTGAAAACGGATCGTGCGTAACCATCAAGGTGGTAACACCGTCATTTTGGTTCAAATCTTCCATCGTATCCAAGAGCTCACGAGCGCTCTTGGAATCAAGTGCACCGGTCGGCTCATCGGCAAGCAAAATTGCCGGCTGGTGAACCAGGGCCCGGGCAGCGGCCACCCGCTGCTTTTGACCACCGGAAAGCTGTGCTGGATACTTGTCTAAAATCTCGCTAATTTCCAGCCGCTTAGCAATTTTATCAATTAACGGCTTGATTTTTCTGGCAGATTGGCCTTGCAGCGTCAGCGGCAGGGCAATATTTTCCCGATTGGTTAAATTTTCCAGCAAATTAAAATCTTGAAAAATAAACCCAATTTGCTTGCTGCGAAAATCCGCCATTTGTTTTGTATTCAGCGTGCTAATATCTTCATGATTGATAAAAACATGACCGGTGGTCGGCGTATCCAGCGTTGATAAAATATTTAACAGCGTCGTTTTCCCTGAACCGGATGCGCCCATAATTGCCACAAATTCTCCGGCAGCAACGGAAAAATTAATGCCTTTAAGAGCTTGATACTGTTTTTCATTTCTTTTGCCATAAGTTTTGGTAACTTGATCTACCTTCAAAATGTCAGTCATAAATTCTCCTTTTTTGTTTTTACTAATGTATTATCTAAGTAATACAGTAGTATGATTACAATATTTTGTCAATCAATTGTAAAGAAAAAAGATAAATCTCTTAATTTCTTAAGAAAAGATTTATCTTCATTAATTCGTCAATTTTAGTAACGATTAAGCATTAATCGTCATTGTCAGCGGCAATTGTCTTACTGCTAATAATCTTGCCGTTGCCAATCGACTTGATTTTCTGATTATTCCCGATCTTTTGGAATACGGCACCATGATAGAGCATTACCTGCTTCTTCTCACTGCCATCACTGTAATCAAATTCATATTTAATCTTGTAAACTACACTGCTGGAATCAGCGGAAGCTGGCCCAACCGAAACGATATCACAATCCATGTCATAGCTATTCATCTTATCATCATTATCCCAGGCCTTGTCCATCTTATGTAATTCTTGGTAGCTGGCATTACCAGCGCCACCAACAAAGCTATCACTGTCCGGATCACGGAAGTTAGATTCCAGCATGTCTTCAGCATCATCTTTAGCAACCAGACCCGACCATTGCGGACTAATCACAAACTTATTGCCATCATTACTGATCACATCAGTATCATCATCGCTGTCATAATCATTGCTATTATTTTCAAAAGCCGCCGAGATCCCTGTAACCGGCTCTGATTTAACGATTTTCTTGCCAAAACTTGTTGTAACATACAATTCCATATTGGCCGTTATCGGATAATCTTTGAAGGTCTTCCTGCCATCTTTATCAAGCGTTCCCACACTCTTATCGTTAATGTAAATTGTTCCCTTAGGAATACTGTTAACAGAAAAAGTAGCAGTTTCAATATCCAGATTGACTGTCTTGTTTGACCAAACATTAACCGTTGCATCAGCATTCAAACTTCTGCCTGCAACCGGAGACTTTACCTCAATATGGTATTTGCCAGGAAACAGCGGCTTCAATTTGCAGTAATAATCTGTGTTATCTCCTGACAATTTACCAATGCTTTTACCATTGACCAAGACCGTTGAATTTTCGTGATTAGTCTTAACCTGCGGCGTATAAGTATTCAGTTGAATTGTGTATTTAGGGAAAAAGAGCCAGTACCTGCCCGATTCAACCAGGCTGATTTGCGGCGAACTGCTGCCATTCTTTAAATCACTGCCCAAGGTATTGGCGGCCGTTTGATGCTCTTGGTAATATTTTTGCAGCGGCTTCAAACTGCTATCGGTTACTTTCATGCTGCGGTCATCCGTTGTCACATACGCTGCTAGCCCCATTTGCGGGTTCTTCAAGTTAACCATAATCTGGTTAATCTGGTTTTCACGGCTATAGTGATTATTACCCCAAGTATAAAAGCCGATAAACAACACGGCTAATACCGCAACCACCGCAATAATGACCTTAGTTTTCTTTTTCATTGGTCGTTTGGGGGCCTTGACAGTCTTAGACGCGGTCGTTGTTTGCCGTCGTTTTGGCTCATCCGCAGCTGTTTGACTAACCTGAACTTTGCTTAAGTCAGCACCACAATGGGGACAAAACTTGGCAGTTATTTTTACTTCATTGCCGCATTGCGGGCAGAATTTTTTACTGGCCATCTTACATCATCCTCCACACATCATTGAAGAAACTGGTGATCGGAGCCAACACAGTGTTATAGGCGATGTTGCCCCAAACGATGCTGACCACTAAAACTAGACCGATAAAAATTAATAAGCCGTACATTTTATCGCGGGCGGGTTTGGGATCACCCAAAATAACCACATAAAGTGCCCCGATAAAGATAATAAAAATCAATAGCAATAGTAAAAAAGCAAGCGAGCTGCTGCTGGCACCCATTAACAACATCAGAAAAGCCAACACCGTAAAAATTGCATTCAGGTTTGCCGACTGAACAACATGATTAGTAAATGACCAAAAGCTGCGAATTTTATTATAAATAAACATGTAGGCTAAATAGCCCGCACCAAGTAACGCAGCTTCAAGAAGCACAAGCAAAAAGAATAATTCGATCGTTGCGCTAAAGGAAAGTCCTGATAAACTCGGCATTTCTTCTGTGAAGCGTCCAAAATACTGGTGAACGCTGTTACTCAT
Protein-coding regions in this window:
- a CDS encoding ABC transporter ATP-binding protein: MTDILKVDQVTKTYGKRNEKQYQALKGINFSVAAGEFVAIMGASGSGKTTLLNILSTLDTPTTGHVFINHEDISTLNTKQMADFRSKQIGFIFQDFNLLENLTNRENIALPLTLQGQSARKIKPLIDKIAKRLEISEILDKYPAQLSGGQKQRVAAARALVHQPAILLADEPTGALDSKSARELLDTMEDLNQNDGVTTLMVTHDPFSASFANRIMFIKDGKIGEQVMKDGKTRPEFYHELIERLGTEE
- a CDS encoding FtsX-like permease family protein — its product is MIWKLSFTGIKSRLKDYVVLFSGLVVASMIFYMFLTLAINPAFLKGNITASYSNVSFVFEFGIVLLAIITLVYLVYANSFLLNMRQHDYGMYMMLGAKSSRIGLLIFCETLITGILATVLGIILGFGLTALMSKILIANLGLQISHFQVILPSAILWTLVFFIAIFFLAALRNMHKLTHSKVIELLHESQKPVTVVKRPLWHTIEAVLGLVLLAIGYYIMGDKNPNAVFRVVPIALITIVLGSYFVFNSFFTAIISFLQKRKSFSYHGIRLFTLGQLKFRLHDYTKILTVISLLFALALGAITVGLNFNSIKDLAAESSYYDATVVSASPTVQKAVDKLSIKSKATYHYKETGKALYFDRADFTKQPLKKVDGEVVNDFVKYKTVTVPTNKLDVPRTDANNYLGGMVPNGMPKVIHLVSNTKLQTLPGQNKFITLLTINNLNQDYKKVIQLENLQIKENPALKETLQNTKAYTYQMMIVYVSGFEFMGFFLGLAFLTMLASTLMFKVLSGAVSDKLRYKMLYKIGARKKVLQKSIAHEIGILFLLPGFLGVIDVLFGLRLFQTLLPHPYRGFWLPFLIFIVLYFLYYFVTVKLYERIVLTNQLD
- a CDS encoding zinc ribbon domain-containing protein, translated to MKKCPKCGSLMESSVNFCTNCGTDIRNVVVEKETSTDNASFKAQETVSRENIQQVSSSTPSAWSSYWQWFVESWKHPFAEQDGENWYGWVTLVAESFLLVIGLYVCMSNSVHQYFGRFTEEMPSLSGLSFSATIELFFLLVLLEAALLGAGYLAYMFIYNKIRSFWSFTNHVVQSANLNAIFTVLAFLMLLMGASSSSLAFLLLLLIFIIFIGALYVVILGDPKPARDKMYGLLIFIGLVLVVSIVWGNIAYNTVLAPITSFFNDVWRMM
- a CDS encoding beta-ketoacyl-ACP synthase III; translation: MGLKIMQTAHYVPSKVVTNDDLAAMMDTSDEWISSRTGIKQRHVVRDEQTSDLAAKVAEKLLAKSGHEAEDIDFIIVATMSPDYLTPATAAIVQGKIGAKKAWAFDVNAACSGFIYALALADKLLAGKYRLGLVIGAEVLSKLVDWQERSTAVLFGDGAGGVLVEAKDKSSIVAEDLATFGQDGGTLTAGYQPLESAFAQDQVDKHRHFFEMDGRAVYRFATHEVPNSLTRVLAKADWSLDDVSWFILHQANGRIISAIAQHLGQDESKFLNNVAKFGNTSAASIPILLDEAVSSGQIKSGEKLLLSGFGGGLTAGSLAIVY
- a CDS encoding biotin--[acetyl-CoA-carboxylase] ligase; this encodes MNNLTKKISPKQNKLQHLLQDLPLTVSWWQEIGSTSTAAKKFLQTHLYEQPLLFGSDRQTNGYGKKDRKFISETGGIYLSLLIKIPELTSQNQGLLTTGIAWELHETIKEELHTETEIKWVNDLLLNGKKVAGILVEKPQPQIAIIGIGCNLYQQQLEEALPTGTNLLTQPLTDEQTCHFIAALIHRLFPLTTTFATGTFLPEYKKHLCLLNQEVTMQIGKTTIVGQAVDLTPQANLVIKTNKGLKTIGAGEVTKIRPSKKASKN
- a CDS encoding zinc ribbon domain-containing protein; protein product: MASKKFCPQCGNEVKITAKFCPHCGADLSKVQVSQTAADEPKRRQTTTASKTVKAPKRPMKKKTKVIIAVVAVLAVLFIGFYTWGNNHYSRENQINQIMVNLKNPQMGLAAYVTTDDRSMKVTDSSLKPLQKYYQEHQTAANTLGSDLKNGSSSPQISLVESGRYWLFFPKYTIQLNTYTPQVKTNHENSTVLVNGKSIGKLSGDNTDYYCKLKPLFPGKYHIEVKSPVAGRSLNADATVNVWSNKTVNLDIETATFSVNSIPKGTIYINDKSVGTLDKDGRKTFKDYPITANMELYVTTSFGKKIVKSEPVTGISAAFENNSNDYDSDDDTDVISNDGNKFVISPQWSGLVAKDDAEDMLESNFRDPDSDSFVGGAGNASYQELHKMDKAWDNDDKMNSYDMDCDIVSVGPASADSSSVVYKIKYEFDYSDGSEKKQVMLYHGAVFQKIGNNQKIKSIGNGKIISSKTIAADNDD
- a CDS encoding MarR family winged helix-turn-helix transcriptional regulator, which translates into the protein METNLKRINKLLTTVYTDIMRVEERELKKSAFSDISIKEVHAIDSITMYDHKTSSQLAKELMVTAGSVTSMVNKLVRKGYVVRIQGNDDRRIVRLGLTNRGRLVYRAHDSFHRHMVKKFIAGFDDEQIAIIERALLNLRAFLEFPPHIDNKKEQ